In Pseudoxanthomonas sp. SE1, the genomic stretch GCGCAATGCGCTGTACATCGTCGGCAGCCTGGTGGCCATCGCCACCCGCAACCCGCGCTTCCACGCCACGTTCGCGGTGATGGCGCTGCTGTACGAGTTGTCGTGGATCTGGCGGCGTTACGAGATCCTGGCGTAGCCCTGTCCTCCTGCAGGAGCGACGGCAGTCGCGACCGCAGACTGGGAATTCTCAAGGTATACGGTCGCGACTGACGTCGCTCCTACAACAGTTGCGTCAGCGAACGGATTGCACTTCCAGTGCAGGCGCAAACGGCCTGATGCCCAGCGCCTCGTGGATCTCGGCCGGGTAGTACGCACGCCCGTCCTTGATCACCAGCGCGAGCTTGCGGATGTCGCTGATGTCCTGCGTCGGGTCGCCATCCACCAGCACCAGGTCGGCGCGCTTGCCGGGTGCGATGGACCCGGCATCGTCCAGCGTGCGGCTGTACTTCGCGCCGTTCCAGGTCGCCACCTGCAGCACCTGCGATGGCGTCAGGCCTGCCTGCACGTACAACTCCAACTCCCGTTGCAGCGTGAAGCCCGGCAGTTCGTCGGTGCCCGCGACCAGCGGCACGCCGGCGCGATACATGCGGCCGGTGAAGTCGACCAGCTTGTCGAAGCTGCGCTTGTACCGGGCGCCGGTGACGTCGTCAGGAATGTTCAGTTCCGCAGCGCGGCGACCCCGCTGCACATCCGGCGGGAGGTGATCGGCTACATCGGCGACGATGGGCGACAGCTGCCCCTCGCGCTGGTGCAGGAACTCGAAGGTCGCCAGCGTGGGGTCGATGACGATCTGCTTGTTCGCCAGTTCGGCGATGAAGTCCTGGACCGGCCTGCTGTCGAAATCCAGCCCGTCCGTCTTGTCCGCCACCAGGTAGAAGCGCGCCAGCGTGCGCGTGTCGGTTTCCGGCGTGACGAAGAAGTTCAGCATCACCTGGTTGATGTGCTGGATCTCGTCATAGCCCTGTTCCACCACGTCCTGCGCCCGCATGAAGGCGGGCACGTGGCCGCTGACGCGGATGCCGCGCTGGTGCGCATGGGCGGTGGTGTCGCGCAGGATCTCCTTCGGGAAGGAGTTGTAGATCTTGATCTGTGGGTAGCCATGATCGGCGTACCAGTCGATCGCCTGCTTGGCGCCGGCCAGGTCCTTCACCACGAAACCGCCCTGAGACGAATGCGGGCTCTGGCCTTCGATGTAGCCGGCGGGAATCACGCGCGGATGCATCAGCGTGCCGGCCTTCTCTTCCGCCATCAACTGTTGCAGCGTGGCGTTGTCGTTGCCCATGTCGCGCGCGCTGGTGACGCCCGCGGCCAGGTGCAGGCCGCCCTCCCAGCTGCCCGCATGCACGTGCATGTCGTAGAGCCCTGGCAGCAGCACGCGGTTGCCGGCGTCGACAACCTGTTGTGCCTCCATCGTCGCCTGCCCGGCTGGCGATACCGACACGATCCTGCCATCGCGCACGACCACGTCGGAGGAAGCCCCGAGCACGGCCTTCTCGCTGTCGAAAACCCGCGCGTTCCGGATCAGCGTGGTGCCCGGCAACGGATGCGCCAAGCGTTGCTGCAGCGCCACCAGCGCCTCGCGCTCTGCGATCTTCTGGCGATCTTCCAGCGTGTTCGCCACCCCTTGCCAGCCGTCCTCGATCAGCTGCAGGAAGCCCGGATAGATGTAGGCGAACAGGCGCGGCTCGGCATCGCGCGTCACCCATACGAAGCTCGGCGTGAAGCCGATGCCGGTCAGCGCCAGCAGGTCGACCGTGCGCGACTGCGTGCCAGTGCGGATCTCCATCGACGCGAGCTTGCGTTGTGTCAGCGTGCCGCTGGGAACCAGCGGCAACTTGCCATCGGCCTGCCGGGCCAGCGCCGCCAGCGCTACCGACGACGTGGCCGGCGTGCCGCCGAGCGGCGTGTACAGCGCCGTGCCGGTGAAGGTATGCGTGCCTGCGTCGGAGGTACTCTTCCATTGGCCACGATCGCCGTCGCGGGCGAAGGTTTCGTCCACCGGCGCACCGAAGGTCGAGACGCCCTTCACCTGATAGCGCTGGAAGGTGCCATCGGCCGCGAGCTGGTATTCCTCCTTCAACTCCGGCCCACGCCCGTTGTCCTTGAAGATGAAGTCCACCCGGGTGACGCCATCATCCCCCACGGTGACCGTCTGCTCACCGGCCTTCTTGCCGCCATCCACCAGCGCCACGTACTTCAGGGTTTCGGCGGCCAGTGCCGAAGGAGCCAGCAACAACGCGTAGCACAGGGCAAGGACGGGCTTCACAGGATTCTCCGGAAGGGGCGCTCGGCGCATTCTGCCGCAGATTGAGGCCCTGCCCTCCCCATCGCCCATGCCTTTCGTCATGGGTCCCGTCTGCCCCCCTGGGTTACCCTTGGAAATCCACTCTGCCAGGACGTTGCGCTTCATGACCACCCGCCTTGCCATCGCGCTTGCCGCGACCCTTGGACTCGCCATGCCCGCCTACAGCCAGGCCGCCACACCGGCCACCCAGACCGCACAAGCCGCCAATCCCTTCTTCGCCGAAAGCCCGCTGCCGCTGCACTACCCGCAGTTCGACAAGATCAAGGACAGCGACTTCGCGCCCGCCTTCGACGCCGGCATGGCCGAGCAGCTGAAGGAAATGGACGCCATCGCCAACGACCCGGCCGCGCCCACCTTCGAGAACACCATCATCGCGATGGAGAAGAGCGGCCAGGTGCTGGACCGCGCCACCACCGTGTTCTTCAACCTGGTGGGCACCGACACCAACGATGCGCGCAACAAGCTGCGCGCCGATTACTCGGCGAAGTTCGCCGCCCACGGCGACGCCATCAGCCTGAATCCGAAGCTGTTCGCCCGCATCAAGGCGCTTTACGACCAGCGCAACGACCTGGGCCTGGACGCGCAGGGCGTGCGCCTGATCGAGCGCTACCACACCAGCTTCGTGCGCTCCGGCGCCAACCTCAACGAAGCCGACAAGGCGACGCTGAAGAAGATGAACGGTGAACTGGCGTCGCTGGGCACCACCTTCAGCGACAACGTGCTGAAGGAAGTCAACGCCTCGGCGGTCGTCGTCGATGATGTGAAGCAGCTCGACGGCCTGACCGAAGGCCAGATCGCCACCGCAGCCGAGGTCGCCAAGAAGCGCGGTCTGGAAGGCAAGTACGTCCTGACGCTGCTCAACACCACCGGCCAGCCGCCGGAGTCGCAACTGACCAACCGCACGCTGCGCCAGCGCCTGCACGAAGCGTCTGTCGTACGCGGCAGCCGCGGCGGCGAGTTCGACACCACCGCGCTGGTCTCGCGCATCATGAAGCTGCGCGCCGACCGCGCGAAGCTGCTGGGCTACCCCAACCACGCGGCCTACGGCCTGGAAGACCAGACCGCGCGCACGCCGGAAGCCGTCAACGCCATGCTGGGCAAGCTGGCCCCGGCCGCCGTGGCCAATGCCAAGCGCGAGGCCGCCGACCTGCAGGCGATGATCGACCAGGAGCAGAAGGCCAAGGGCGAGCCGACCTTCGCGCTGGAACCGTGGGACTGGGCGTTCTACACCGAGAAGGTGCGCGGGGCGAAGTACAACTTCGACGAGTCGCAGCTGAAGCCGTACTTCGAGATGAAGAACGTGCTGGAAAACGGCGTGTTCTACGCCGCCACCCAGCTGTACGGCCTGACGTTCAAGGAACGCACCGACCTGCCGAAGTACCACGCCGACACCTGGACCTACGACGTGTTCAACGCCGACGGTTCGCAGTTGGCCATCTTCATCTTCGACCCGTATGCGCGCGACTCCAAGCGCGGCGGCGCATGGATGAACTCGTACGTGTCGCAGTCGGGCCTGACCGGCGACAAGCCGGTGGTCGCCAACCATCTGAACGTGCCGAAGCCGCCGGCCGGCGAGCCGACGCTGATGACGTGGGACGAAGTGACCACCACGTTCCATGAGTTCGGCCATGCGCTGCACGGCATGTTCTCCGACGTGAAGTATCCGTACTTCAGCGGCACCAGCGTGCCGCGCGACTTCGTGGAATACCCGTCGCAGGTCAACGAGATGTGGGCCGACTGGCCGTCGATCCTGGCCAACTACGCCAAGCACCACAAGACCGGCGAGGCCATGCCGCAGGCACTGCTGGACAAGGTGATCGCCGCGTCCAAGTTCAACCAGGGCTTCGCCACCACCGAGTACCTGGGCGCCGCGATGCTGGACCAGCGCTGGCACCAGATCACCGCCGACCAGGTGCCGGACGCCGCCGGCGTGATGAAGTTCGAGGCCGCCGCGCTGACCGCCGACGGCATCAACTACACGCCGGTGCCGCCGCGCTACAAGACGCCCTACTTCAGCCACATCATGGGCGGCTACTCGGCCGGCTACTACGCCTACATCTGGTCTGAAGTGCTGGACGCGAACAGCGTGGAATGGTTCAAGAGCAACGGCGGCCTGAAGCGCGAGAACGGCGATCACTTCCGCAAGACGCTGCTGTCGCAGGGCGGCAGCCAGGATGCGATGAAGCTGTTCCGCGACTTCGCCGGCCACGATCCCAGGATCGAGCCCCTGCTGGAGAAGCGCGGCCTGACGGCACCCGCCAGCGCTGCGCCGGCGGCCACGCAGGTCAAGTAAGCGAACCTGCGAAGTCGCATGCTGTTTCCCACGCCACCTTCGGGTGGCGTGGTGCTTTCAGGGCACGGGAATCGCCGGGTGGCCGGCGGGGTTTTCCACAATGCATGTGGATGGAACCTGGACGAAACTGTGGATAACCCTCTGCCCGCCTTGTGCGGCGGACGTGTCAAGACGGGTGGCGAAATTTTCACCGCCCCTTGCCGTCAAACGTCGTGTGCACCCTGGCGCACCTTCACGGCGCCATCGATGTCCTGAGGGTCGATCGGGAACGTGGCACGCCACGGCCCTCCCGAAGTCTCCGCGAGTGGGATCAGGCGTCGAAGGCCTTGCCCAGTGCCGCGTAGGCCTGGCGCTGCTCATCGGTCTCCGCACGCGGCGCCGTGATCTCCAGTTCCACGATCTGGTCACCCGCCGGCGTGCCGGGCAGGCCGCGCCCACGCAGGCGCAGCTTGCGGCCGGAATCCGAGTCCGCCGGGATCTTCAGGTCCACTGCACCACCCAGCGTGGGGACACTGACGGTTGCGCCCAGGGCCGCCTGCCACGGCGTCAACGACAGCACGTGGATGATGTTGCGGCCGTCCACCTCGAACTGCGGGTGCGGCGCGTACTCCACTTCCAGCAGCAGGTTGCCGCCCTGCACGCCCTGCCCGGCCAGGCGGATCACCTGCCCCGGCTTCACGCCCGTCGGCACGCGGACATCGAGCTGCCGCCCGTTGACGTTCACCCGCACGCTGCCGCCGTCATGCACCGCCTGCAACGGTACCGACAGCTTCGCGCGCGAATCCCGCATCGGCTGCGGTCCGCGCGACTGCGCCTGCTCCGCGCGGGCGCGCCTGCCGAACAGCCCTTCGAAGAAATCACTGAATCCGCCGCTGCCGCCACCTGCGCCGCCGAAGATCTCCTCGTAATCGAAGTCCTGCGATCCCGGTCCGCCGCGCCCGAAATCCGGCGGTGGACGGAATTCCTCGCCGGGCCGGTAGCCGCGCGCACGCAACTGGTCATACGCGGACCGCTTCTGCGGGTCACGCAGGGCCTCGTACGCCTCGTTGACGGCCTTGAACTGATCCTCGGCGCCGGGCTCCTTGCTGACGTCGGGGTGGTACTTGCGGGCCAAGCGACGGTACGCCGTCTTGATCTCGGCGTCGCCGGCCGTGGGCTCGACGCCCAGCACCGCGTAATAGTCCTTGAACTGCATGGAATCTCCGCACGATCACGCGGGATGCCGTCCACCATGGCGGGGAGGCATCCGGAAAAAGAAAAGGCCCGCGACGCGGGCGCCACGGGCCGATTCTATCGCTCCGCCCGTTGCCCCGCCGTGTCGACCGGCGGGGCCCAGGCACGGCTACTGCACCTGGATGCGGCGCGGCGTGGTTTCAGGCTTCTTGGGGATGTCGATCTGCAGGACGCCATGCCGGCCGGTGGCGGTGATGCCGTCGGCGTTGGCGCTGTCCGGCAGCGAGAAGCGGCGGTAGAAGGTGCCGTGGACGCGTTCCATGCGGGAATAACGCGCGCCCTCTTCCTTCTCGGACACCCGTTCGCCCCGCAGGGTCAGGATGCCCTTGTCCATGTGGATCTCGATGTCCTTCGGGTCCACGCCCGGGATGTCGGCCAGGATCACGAAACGGTCGCTGTCCTCGCGGATGTCCACGCGCGGCGCCCACTGGCTGGTCACCACGTTGGACTGGTCGGCGTCGGCCTCGCCCAGGAAGCGGTCGAAGACCTGCTTGATCTCGTCCTGCAGGCCACGGGCATTGCCCCACGGGTTGTACTGCACGATGCTCATGTCGGTTTCTCCTCTGGAAGTGGCGCCGCTACCGCCAGGCGCCGATGGCGGGAAAATAGGCGCTTGCCCAAGCATTTCAAGCCCGTCACGGCCCGACCACACCGACACGCTAAACTGCATTCAGTTTTCCTCCACACAAGGCATTCCCATGAGCATCCAGGTTGGCGAGCGCATTCCCGAAGTGACCCTCAAGCGCATCCGAGAAGGCGTGGAAACGGTGGATACCACCACCCTGTTCGACGGCCGCAAGGCGGTGCTGTTCGCCGTGCCGGGCGCATTCACCCCGACCTGTTCGGAAAAGCATTTGCCCAGTTATGTGCAGCACTTCGACGATTTCCGCCACCGCGGCATCGAAGTCTTCTGCGTGTCCGTCAACGATCCCTTCGTCATGCAGGCCTGGGGCAAGACCCAGCACGTGCCGGATGGCCTGCAGATGCTCGCCGACGGCAATGCCGACCTGGCCAAGGCGCTCGGCCTGGAGATGGACGCCAGCGCCTACGGCATGGGCATCCGCGCCAAGCGCTTCGCTCTGTATGTGGAAGACGGCGTGGTGAAGAACGTGTTCGTCGAAGCGCCCGGCGAGTACAAGGTCTCCGGCGCGGAGCATGTGCTGGAACAGATCGGCTGAGTCAACGCGCCTCTCACCGCTTGTCCTGTAGGAGCGCCCTCGGGCGCGACGCCTTTCGCCCATGCTACGGAAAAGCATCGCGGGCATGGTCCGCTCCTACAAGATTGCGTGGGTTCTGCCGCCCTACCGCAGCACCTTGAACCGCGCCCTCGCCCACGCGCCGCTGTCGGCCAGTGCGGTGAGCTGGTGTTCGCCCGCCTCGGTGAAGTCCCGCCGGAATGCCTGCGCGCCCCGGGTCTCCGCGATCCAGCGCCCGTCCAGCAACCACTGCACGCGCGTGTCGGTGCCCAGTGCGCGCAACTGCAGCCGGACGCCATGCTCACTGCCCGGCGCACGCGCCAGCGTGGCGAGGTCATTCAAGCCCTCGATGCGCAGTTCCTCGGCCGCATCGCGGCCGTCGGGCTGGCAATCCGGCGACAACGGTGGCAGCCGCGACGCCGTCCGCTCGCGCGCAGGCAGCCACGGCGACGCCAATGCAGGCCAGCGCGCGATTTCCGTGCCGCGCGCGTCGTGCGTGCGCGCGCACTCGCCTGAGAGACGCAGCCCGGTCCGCGCATCCACCTCGAAGCGCTCTCGGCCGGCGCTCCACAGGCGCGCGTCGCGTTCGGCGAACGTGGGCGGCACATTGCCGCCCAGCGTCCACGCATCACGCCTGCGCTGGCAGAGCTGCGGCGACTCGGCTTCCACCTGTGTGCCCAGCGGCCAGCAGATGGCGCGCTCCGCCACGTCGGCGGGTGGCGGAGCCGGACCCGCATCGCCTTGGCCACGCGGCAGGCTGTCGATCACCTCGAACATCAACGGCAGCGCAGTGACCGCGCCGTACTGGCCCGGCAGCGGCGTGCCATCGGGCCTGCCCACCCACACGCCGACGGTATGGCGACGCGTGCTGCCGAGCGCCCACGCGTCGCGGAAGCCGTAACTGGTGCCGGTCTTCCACGCCACGCGCGGCCGGCTGCCGGTGTCCAGCACGCCGCTGCCATAACCGGGGCGCGGGTGCGCTTCGAGTACTTCGCGGATGATCCAGGCAGCGCCGGGCGACAGCAGGCGCCGATCGGACGAAGGATCCTGCGCGCTGTAGCGCACGCGGCCCGACAGTCCACCGCGATTGAGCCCCGCATATGCACCGACCAGATCCTCCAGGCGCGCGCCCGTGCCGCCGAGGATCAGCGACAGGTTGGGCTGCTCGCCGCGCGGATAGCGCAGCACCAGGCCGTTGTTCGCCAATCGCGCGGAGAAACGCGCCGGACCCACACGATCCAGCAGGTCCACTGCCGGTACGTTGAGCGACAACCGCAGCGCGTCGGCCGCGCCGACAGGGCCGTTGAAGGCGGCGTCGAAGTTGCCGGGCCGGTAACCGCCGAACGACTGCGGCGCGTCGATCAACAGGCTTTCGGAATGGATCAGTCCATCATCGAGCGCCAGTCCGTACAGGAACGGCTTCAGCGTCGAGCCGGGCGAACGCCACGCCTGCACCATGTCCACATGGCCAAGCCGTTCGCGGTCACCGAACGCCACCGAGCCGACATAGGCGCGCGCTTCCATCGTGGCGTTGTCGACCACCAACAACGCGGCCGACGTGCGCGCGGGCAATGTGGAGAAGTAGCCCTGCACGCGTTCCTCCAACGTGCGCTGCAGGCCCGCGTCGATGGTGGACGTGATGCGTGATGCCCGTGGTTGCTGGCGGCGCAGGCGTTCGGCCAGCAGGGCGGCGCTCAACGGTGCCTGCAGGCTGCGGGCGACGACGGGCTCGATACGTGCGTCATCAACCTCGGCCCTCGACCATGCGCCAAGGTCGACCATGCGCTGCAGCACCTTGTCCCGCGCGATGCGCGCCGCATCCGGATGGCGGTCCGGGCGCAGCCGGCTGGGCGACTGCGGCAGCACCGCGAGCAGTGCTGCCTCTGCATGCGAGAGCCGCGATGCCGGCTTGCCGAGATACGCCCAGCTCGCCGCATCCACGCCTTCGATGGTGCCGCCGAATGGCGCGCGCTCCAGGTAGAGCGTCAGGATCTCGCGCTTGGACAGGTGCACTTCCAACTGCACCGCCCGCAGCATCTGCTTGGCTTTGCCCCAGGGCGTGCGCGAGTGGCGATCCAGCATGCGCGCCACCTGCATGGTCAGCGTGGAGCCTCCCGACACCACCCGTCCGTGACGGACGAACTGCCCGGCCGCGCGCATGAGCGCCCACGGATTGATGCCGGGATGCTTCCAGAACCAGCGGTCTTCGTAGTTCAGCAGCGCCTGCAGGTAGAGCGGCGATACCGTGTCGGGAGATGCGGGATAGCGCCAGACCCCGTCGCGATCGGCGAAGGCGCGCAGCGGCGTGCCGTCGCGTGCGACGACCAGGGTGCTGGTGTCGCGGCTCTTCGGCAGCGGCGGCGGGAACGCAAGGTCCGCCACCAGCAGTGCGACAAGCACCACCACCGTCGACCATCGCAGGCGGGTCAGCCAGCGGCGTGGGCGACCTCCGTCATTCCAGCGCACGTTGGAATCCCTTTTGCTTTTGCTCCGCTGTGTCATGGCCCATGGATGGCTGAAGATCAAGATGGATCCCGGCGTTCGCCGGGATGACGCCAAGGAACCCTTCACCCCCCGATCCCGTCATTCCAGCGCACGCTGGAATCCATTTCGCTTTTGATCGGTTGAGTCATGGGACCACAAAAGCCTGAAGATCAAGATGGATCCCGGCGTGCGCCGGGATGACGCCAGGGGAACCCTTCACCCCCCCGATCCCGTCATTCCAGCGCACGCTGGAATCCATTTCGCTTTTGGTCGGTTGAGTCATGGGACCACAAAAGCCTGAAGATCAAGATGGATCCCGGCATTCGCCGGGATGGCGCCAGGGAAACCACTCGTCTCCTCCAACCTCGTCATTCCAGCGCATGCTGGAATCCATTTCGCTTCTGATCCACTGTGTCATGGGACCACGGAGGCCTGAAGATCAAGATGGATCCCGGCGCTCGCCGGAATGACGCCAGGGGAACCCTTCGTCCCTCCGATCCCGTCATTACAGCGCACGCTGGAATCCATTTTGCTTTTGATCCGCTGTGTCATGGGACCACGGAAGGCTGAAGATCAAGATGGATCCCGGCGTTCGCCGGGATGACGGCCGGAGGAACTCCCGCGCCATCCACACCGTCATTCCAGCGCACGCTGGAATCCATCTCCGCTCCGGCTCCACACCGTCATCCCTGCCGATTCGGAAGATCAAGAGAGATCCGACGTTCGGCTGGGTGACGGAAGAAGCACGCGCTACGGCTGCACCACCGTGATCGTCGCTGGCGACGCCTTGCCGACACCGCGGATGTCCGGACGGTACATGTCCTCCACCAGCGAGGGCGGCACGGTGTACGTGCCCGGGGTCACCGCGCGCACTAGGTAGAACACCTTGGCGGTGTCGCCGCGATCCAGTTTCAGTGCCGCCACATAGCGGTCGTCGCGGAACTCCTCGTGCTTGACGTCCGCCGCGCCACCACGGTCGCTGATCGAGATGCCATCCACCACCACCTCAGCCCACTGCTTGGCATCGCCCAGGTTGAAGTTCTCGATTTCCAGCCCCGCCGGCAGCAGGTCGGTGAACAATGCATCCGGCATGGCGACGTTGGCGGTGATGCCGACGCGCACGATCAGCGCCTCGCCTTCCTTCAGCGTGCCGCCTTTCCACTCTTTGCCATCCGTCGTGTAGTAGCGACGCTCGATGCCGATCTGCCGGTTGTCCGGCGCCGGCGCGCTGCGCGGGATGCCGGCCACGTCGAGCGATGCGTACAGCGGCGGCGAACCCTCGGGCACGAAGCGCAGG encodes the following:
- a CDS encoding amidohydrolase family protein, which codes for MKPVLALCYALLLAPSALAAETLKYVALVDGGKKAGEQTVTVGDDGVTRVDFIFKDNGRGPELKEEYQLAADGTFQRYQVKGVSTFGAPVDETFARDGDRGQWKSTSDAGTHTFTGTALYTPLGGTPATSSVALAALARQADGKLPLVPSGTLTQRKLASMEIRTGTQSRTVDLLALTGIGFTPSFVWVTRDAEPRLFAYIYPGFLQLIEDGWQGVANTLEDRQKIAEREALVALQQRLAHPLPGTTLIRNARVFDSEKAVLGASSDVVVRDGRIVSVSPAGQATMEAQQVVDAGNRVLLPGLYDMHVHAGSWEGGLHLAAGVTSARDMGNDNATLQQLMAEEKAGTLMHPRVIPAGYIEGQSPHSSQGGFVVKDLAGAKQAIDWYADHGYPQIKIYNSFPKEILRDTTAHAHQRGIRVSGHVPAFMRAQDVVEQGYDEIQHINQVMLNFFVTPETDTRTLARFYLVADKTDGLDFDSRPVQDFIAELANKQIVIDPTLATFEFLHQREGQLSPIVADVADHLPPDVQRGRRAAELNIPDDVTGARYKRSFDKLVDFTGRMYRAGVPLVAGTDELPGFTLQRELELYVQAGLTPSQVLQVATWNGAKYSRTLDDAGSIAPGKRADLVLVDGDPTQDISDIRKLALVIKDGRAYYPAEIHEALGIRPFAPALEVQSVR
- the pbpC gene encoding penicillin-binding protein 1C, translating into MTRLRWSTVVVLVALLVADLAFPPPLPKSRDTSTLVVARDGTPLRAFADRDGVWRYPASPDTVSPLYLQALLNYEDRWFWKHPGINPWALMRAAGQFVRHGRVVSGGSTLTMQVARMLDRHSRTPWGKAKQMLRAVQLEVHLSKREILTLYLERAPFGGTIEGVDAASWAYLGKPASRLSHAEAALLAVLPQSPSRLRPDRHPDAARIARDKVLQRMVDLGAWSRAEVDDARIEPVVARSLQAPLSAALLAERLRRQQPRASRITSTIDAGLQRTLEERVQGYFSTLPARTSAALLVVDNATMEARAYVGSVAFGDRERLGHVDMVQAWRSPGSTLKPFLYGLALDDGLIHSESLLIDAPQSFGGYRPGNFDAAFNGPVGAADALRLSLNVPAVDLLDRVGPARFSARLANNGLVLRYPRGEQPNLSLILGGTGARLEDLVGAYAGLNRGGLSGRVRYSAQDPSSDRRLLSPGAAWIIREVLEAHPRPGYGSGVLDTGSRPRVAWKTGTSYGFRDAWALGSTRRHTVGVWVGRPDGTPLPGQYGAVTALPLMFEVIDSLPRGQGDAGPAPPPADVAERAICWPLGTQVEAESPQLCQRRRDAWTLGGNVPPTFAERDARLWSAGRERFEVDARTGLRLSGECARTHDARGTEIARWPALASPWLPARERTASRLPPLSPDCQPDGRDAAEELRIEGLNDLATLARAPGSEHGVRLQLRALGTDTRVQWLLDGRWIAETRGAQAFRRDFTEAGEHQLTALADSGAWARARFKVLR
- a CDS encoding M3 family metallopeptidase codes for the protein MTTRLAIALAATLGLAMPAYSQAATPATQTAQAANPFFAESPLPLHYPQFDKIKDSDFAPAFDAGMAEQLKEMDAIANDPAAPTFENTIIAMEKSGQVLDRATTVFFNLVGTDTNDARNKLRADYSAKFAAHGDAISLNPKLFARIKALYDQRNDLGLDAQGVRLIERYHTSFVRSGANLNEADKATLKKMNGELASLGTTFSDNVLKEVNASAVVVDDVKQLDGLTEGQIATAAEVAKKRGLEGKYVLTLLNTTGQPPESQLTNRTLRQRLHEASVVRGSRGGEFDTTALVSRIMKLRADRAKLLGYPNHAAYGLEDQTARTPEAVNAMLGKLAPAAVANAKREAADLQAMIDQEQKAKGEPTFALEPWDWAFYTEKVRGAKYNFDESQLKPYFEMKNVLENGVFYAATQLYGLTFKERTDLPKYHADTWTYDVFNADGSQLAIFIFDPYARDSKRGGAWMNSYVSQSGLTGDKPVVANHLNVPKPPAGEPTLMTWDEVTTTFHEFGHALHGMFSDVKYPYFSGTSVPRDFVEYPSQVNEMWADWPSILANYAKHHKTGEAMPQALLDKVIAASKFNQGFATTEYLGAAMLDQRWHQITADQVPDAAGVMKFEAAALTADGINYTPVPPRYKTPYFSHIMGGYSAGYYAYIWSEVLDANSVEWFKSNGGLKRENGDHFRKTLLSQGGSQDAMKLFRDFAGHDPRIEPLLEKRGLTAPASAAPAATQVK
- a CDS encoding peroxiredoxin codes for the protein MSIQVGERIPEVTLKRIREGVETVDTTTLFDGRKAVLFAVPGAFTPTCSEKHLPSYVQHFDDFRHRGIEVFCVSVNDPFVMQAWGKTQHVPDGLQMLADGNADLAKALGLEMDASAYGMGIRAKRFALYVEDGVVKNVFVEAPGEYKVSGAEHVLEQIG
- a CDS encoding DnaJ C-terminal domain-containing protein; this encodes MQFKDYYAVLGVEPTAGDAEIKTAYRRLARKYHPDVSKEPGAEDQFKAVNEAYEALRDPQKRSAYDQLRARGYRPGEEFRPPPDFGRGGPGSQDFDYEEIFGGAGGGSGGFSDFFEGLFGRRARAEQAQSRGPQPMRDSRAKLSVPLQAVHDGGSVRVNVNGRQLDVRVPTGVKPGQVIRLAGQGVQGGNLLLEVEYAPHPQFEVDGRNIIHVLSLTPWQAALGATVSVPTLGGAVDLKIPADSDSGRKLRLRGRGLPGTPAGDQIVELEITAPRAETDEQRQAYAALGKAFDA
- a CDS encoding Hsp20/alpha crystallin family protein; its protein translation is MSIVQYNPWGNARGLQDEIKQVFDRFLGEADADQSNVVTSQWAPRVDIREDSDRFVILADIPGVDPKDIEIHMDKGILTLRGERVSEKEEGARYSRMERVHGTFYRRFSLPDSANADGITATGRHGVLQIDIPKKPETTPRRIQVQ